The proteins below come from a single Serratia fonticola genomic window:
- a CDS encoding TerY-C metal binding domain-containing protein: MRRLPIFLVLDCSESMIGESLKKMNDGLQRIVSDLKKDPHALETAWISVIAFAGVAKTIVPLVEVVSFYPPRLPIGGGTNLGAALRELTRQLDQQVRKTTQERKGDWKPVVYLLTDGRPTDDTAPEIRRWKENYANKVNLIAIGLGPSADMNILRQLTDNVLLFTDSQEGDFAQFIKWITASVSAHSRSVGEDAPPLLTHTDHIVRLAKDDIARAYDENCVTLTGRCSKSRRPYLMKYERPAINLSSLDFKLNINGFNLNGCFPIDEDYFAWSDESASAIQVNTSELHGVPGCPYCGNASAFAMCTCGKLLCVNGPDDVICPWCDKGLTFRENGGDSDFDVTRGKG; encoded by the coding sequence ATGAGAAGACTGCCCATCTTCCTGGTCTTGGACTGCTCAGAGTCCATGATCGGGGAAAGCCTGAAGAAAATGAATGATGGCCTGCAAAGGATCGTCAGCGACCTGAAAAAGGATCCCCACGCGCTTGAGACCGCCTGGATATCGGTGATTGCCTTCGCCGGGGTGGCAAAAACCATCGTACCGCTGGTGGAGGTGGTGTCGTTTTATCCCCCTCGCCTGCCGATCGGCGGCGGTACCAACCTGGGCGCGGCATTGCGGGAACTCACCCGTCAGTTGGATCAACAGGTCAGAAAAACCACCCAGGAACGCAAAGGCGACTGGAAACCGGTGGTGTACTTACTCACCGATGGTCGCCCAACGGACGATACCGCCCCCGAAATCAGGCGCTGGAAAGAAAACTACGCCAATAAGGTCAACCTGATCGCCATCGGCCTTGGCCCTTCGGCGGATATGAACATCCTGCGGCAACTGACCGACAACGTCCTACTGTTCACCGACAGTCAGGAAGGGGATTTCGCCCAGTTCATTAAGTGGATCACCGCGTCTGTCTCTGCGCACAGCCGCAGCGTGGGGGAAGATGCACCTCCGCTGCTCACCCACACCGACCACATTGTGCGGCTGGCCAAAGACGATATTGCCAGAGCCTACGACGAAAACTGCGTCACCCTGACGGGCCGTTGCAGCAAATCACGCCGCCCTTATCTGATGAAATACGAACGCCCGGCCATCAACCTCTCCTCGCTGGATTTCAAGCTCAATATCAACGGCTTCAACCTCAACGGCTGCTTCCCGATCGATGAGGATTATTTTGCCTGGAGCGACGAATCGGCATCCGCCATTCAGGTCAATACCAGCGAACTGCACGGCGTGCCGGGTTGCCCGTACTGCGGCAATGCCAGCGCCTTTGCAATGTGTACCTGCGGCAAGCTGTTGTGCGTCAACGGGCCCGATGACGTTATCTGCCCGTGGTGCGATAAGGGGCTGACGTTCAGGGAAAACGGCGGCGACTCTGATTTTGACGTGACGCGAGGGAAAGGCTGA